Part of the Neorhodopirellula lusitana genome is shown below.
GCAACCCCTATGAGGCGACCGGCAATTGGGGGACCACGACGATGAATCCGATGGGCCCCCACCCAATGCGTGTCATTGCTTGGCAAAACGGTTACTTCTATGCGCCAATGATGACCACCATTCCCACGTTGCGGTGCCCCAGTGATCCAGGAAGAGGGCTTCCTGGCCAGGGTCGCACCAACTACGCCGCCAGCTTGGGCGATGCCATGCTAGAGTCTGCCGAGGGCGCCTACGACTCTTTCGGTGACGTGAAGATCGTTGGTGCCAACCCGATAACCTATATGCCCGAACGGGTTCGTGCTTCATGCCGTGGGATGTTCATACCACGCGAAGACATGCAATTCCGTGACGTCCTTGATGGATTGTCCAATACGATCATGGCTGGTGAGATTGTCACCGATCTTGGTGACCGCGATGTCCGTTCTACCCATGTAGGGGTGAATACCGGCGCCCGGCCACTCCAGAATCCGAACATTTGCGATGCAGGTCGCGATCCTGAGCGGCCCCAGTTTTGGAGTGATACGCTGCCGGCGAATCTTACAGAAAGTACGGATGCAGAAGATGTTCGCGGGGTGAAATGGTTCTGGGGGCGTCCCTTTTACACAGGCATGTATACCATGGGTGCGCCGAATAGCGAGATTTGTGCACACACGCAGCACGATACGCAATTTGGAAATTACCCACCGAGCAGTCGTCACCAGGGTGGGTGTCATGTTTTGATGGGAGATGGTGCAGTGAGATTTGTGACTGACTCCATTGAAGCCGGAGACCAGAGTCAGAGCAATGTCTTTAGCGGCGCAAGCGGTGCCGCTGCCCCTGGTAACAAGAGCCCCTACGGATTGTGGGGGGCGCTTGGGACCCGTGGTTCCAGGGAAGTGATTGACAAAGACATCTGATCTTCTTTGTTCTCCAATCATCAACGTCTTCTTAGCTATCAATGAACGAGAGCTAAGGAGACGGGGTGAAATTCAGTCCCATACTCTTGACGAGCTTTACCAAGCATCCTTAACGACGTTCGTATTGCCAACCACCTCCACCAGACGCTTGCACAACTGAGTCGCGGTTCTCAGGCCTAAGAGATTGACAGCTAAAGATGAACACAATGAAGATGAAGTTATTTTTGATGGTTGCTGCCCTTGCTGTTTTGTCAGGTTGGGCTGGTAAAGCAATCGCATTGGGTAGCGCTGCCAATGCGGAAACGAGTATCGACTTTGAGTCGTTTTTGGCGCAGCATGATATGGTTTGGGATCGAATCCCCAATCGCTGGGAAGTCGCGCCCTACACCGGAAACGGAAATGTTGGCTTTCTGTTCTATCAGGCCGACGGCGAAGCAAAGAATGTGATTTCGGTCTACCTGGGCCGGCATGACTACTACGATCACCGCGCGCCACATGACGGAGATGAGCTGCTATGGATCTATCGAAGCCGCCTGCCGCTCGGCCATTTCAACCTGACGTCCGAAGGGGATATCACTGCGGTGGATCTGCGACTGGATCTATGGAATGCAGAGCTGACCGGCACCGTCAAAACGACCAAGGGCTCCTATGCAGTGCGAGGATTTTCTCACAGCCTGCACGACGTGGTCTTTTTCGAGACAGATGCTGATCATGAGTCCATCCAAGTCTCCTGGCACCCGGATGTCCCCAAGGCTCCCGTGCGCACGACCCTGGAACGCGGCGGTGGACCGAAGGGCGGTAGCTGGAACAAAATGCGAGAGGCACCCTACGAACTGCCGCCGGAGCCGACAAGGAGCGAAAAGGACGGCATGCAATTCTGCTTTCAGCCCTTGTATCAAAACCGGGGTGAAACAACGACGGGCTGGAAGGTCCAGGGAAAGTCGTCTGGCAAGCAGCTCCTTTTGGCGAGCGTCCACCACAGTTTTCCAGAGCAGAACAGCAAGGAGCGGGTGACCGAAAATTTGCGGACCGCCCAAGAACAGTTGGATGGCGATACATTCTTCTCCACGCACCGCCAATGGTGGAACGAATACTATCCGCTGAGTTTTCTGACCATCGATGATCCAGAAAAGGAAGCGTTCTACTGGATCCAAATGTACAAGTTTGCATCGGCCACGCGTGGCAATGGGCCGGTGATGGATCTGATGGGACCGTGGTACCACAAAACCTTTTGGCCGATGGTCTGGGGGGACTTGAATGTTGAGCTGCAGTACTGGACGCACCTCACCGCCAATCGTTTGGAGGTCGGGTCCTCCCTCTGCAACTGGTTCGATCAACATGAAGACCAGCTCTTTAAGAATGTCCCGAAGCATTGGAAAGAAAGTGCTGGCCTGGCCACATTGTTTCCGCAAGATCTCGTTGCGGGCCAAGGCGCGACCGTGCCCGACATGCTCTGCTGGATCCTTCACGACTACTGGCTGCACTGTGAATTCGCAGGTGACCGCGAACGGATGCGAGACGGATTGTTCTCGAAACTTCGCGGCGTCGGAAACAGCTATCTGAACTATCTGAAGGACAACCCCGTTTCATCGGATGACGGAAAGATACACGTCAAAATGAGCTGGTCGCCGGAGTATCCCGGTGGTCGCGGAAAGGACATCAATTTCACGATCGGATTGATGAAATGGTGTTTTCAGTCACTGCTGGACATCAACCAAGAACACAGCCTGAACGATCCACTGGCGGATGAATGGCAGAACATTGTCGACAATCTGGTCGACTTCCAGATCGATGAAGATGGCCTGCGCGTCGGCAAAGACATTCCTTTCGACAAGCCGCACCGTCACTATTCCCATTTGCTACCGTTCTATCCGCTGGCGACCCTGACTCCGGATACCACCGAAGGCAAGGAACTCATGCGTACCAGCCTGGATCACTGGCTCGACGTGACGT
Proteins encoded:
- a CDS encoding DUF1559 domain-containing protein — translated: MKSCLKGRPGFTLVELLVVIAIIGVLVGLLLPAVQAAREAARRMSCSNNFKQIGLGLHNYHSAFKQLPKQMGGTAQGSRSSHGAAGGAEPQGDSRLEASWLVGLTPFIEGQALWEQISNPYEATGNWGTTTMNPMGPHPMRVIAWQNGYFYAPMMTTIPTLRCPSDPGRGLPGQGRTNYAASLGDAMLESAEGAYDSFGDVKIVGANPITYMPERVRASCRGMFIPREDMQFRDVLDGLSNTIMAGEIVTDLGDRDVRSTHVGVNTGARPLQNPNICDAGRDPERPQFWSDTLPANLTESTDAEDVRGVKWFWGRPFYTGMYTMGAPNSEICAHTQHDTQFGNYPPSSRHQGGCHVLMGDGAVRFVTDSIEAGDQSQSNVFSGASGAAAPGNKSPYGLWGALGTRGSREVIDKDI